GATCGGTGTGGCTCGTGTGCTGTCCGTTCCGGGACCACTCGGTCTCGCCGTGCCGGATCAGGATCAACTCGCCCATGTGAAGGCCATCCGCTCTCAGTGCTGTTACCGCTCACGTGCTGTCGATGGTGCGAACCCGCTGGTCCACGATCGCATTCCTTGCCTTGGTGAGGCGGGCGGGCGCGCCCGGGAGTGACCGGATGCGGCTACGAGCGCTGCCGCTGGTCGGCGAGGATCTCCGCGATGACGTGCCGTGCGGTGTCCACCATGAACGCGTTGGTGCCGCGGTAGTACTGGAGCTCCATCAGTGCGATCGACAGCGCCCAGCCGATGCCACGCGCCCAGGTGTCGTCGTCCGCCTCGACCGCGGTGCGGAAGGTGTCGCGCGCCGCGGCGGGCAGTACGTACCAGGCTGCGATCAGGTCGACGGCCGGGTCACCCAGGCCGAGGCAGCCGAAGTCGATGACGGCGGTGAGCCGGCCGTCGGCGGTCAGCATGTTCCCGGGTTGCAGGTCCGCGTGGATCCAGACGGGAGGACCGGTCGGTGCGGGTGCGCGCAGGGCCGTCTCCCAGATCTCGGCTGCCGTCACGACGTCGGTCTCGGTGCGCAGGTCCGCGAGGGCCTCGCGGACTGCGGCGTCCCGGGCGGCCAGGGGCTCGCTGCGGTAGGACGGGGGCCCGTCGGCGGGGTCGATGCGGTGGAGGGCGGTGACGAAGCGGGCCAGGTCCCGGGCGAGCGGGGCGGCTTCGGAGGTGTCGCCGACCGTCGGGCAGTCCCCGTCGAGCCAGCCGTAGACGGACCAGGGGTGGGGGTAGCCGTCGCCGGGCACGCCCGCGCCCAGCGGTACGGGGATGGCAACCGGGAGCGAGGGCGCGAGGCGCGGCAGCCAGCGGTGTTCCTTGGCGGTGTCGTCGGCCGAGCCCGCTGTACGGGGAAGCCGCACGACCAGGTCCGCGCCGAGCCGGTACATCGCGTTGGCGGTACCGGCGGCACCGACGCGCTCGACGGGGAGGCCGGACCAGTGCGGGAACTGCGCGGTGATCAGCCGGCGGACCAGGGCGTCGTCGGTCCCGGGCTCGTCGGCGTGCATCCTGCCCCCGCTCATCGGCACCTTCCGGATCAAGAGGTCTCCCTGGTCACCGGACATACGACCTCGGCGGGGATCCGTCCGTCAACGCCTTTCCGGAACACCGGCCGAGGGCTGTCGCCGTCGGCGACGAGAGCGGGACAGGATCCGGCCGCGTCTCAGACCGCCGTGCGCTCGCTGAGGTCCAGCAGGGCGACCAGCGAGGCGCGGCTGCGCTCCAGGTCGGTGATCCGCTCGTTCACACCGGCCAGCTGCCCGCGCAAGTAGTCCCAGGTGCAGGCGGCCAACGCAGGTGCGTCGTCCGGCCCCGCGCCCTCCACGCAGGGCAGCACCTCGCGAATCACCGCCGTCGGCAGGCCGGCCGCCAACAG
This genomic interval from Streptomyces sp. NBC_00464 contains the following:
- a CDS encoding aminoglycoside phosphotransferase family protein codes for the protein MSGGRMHADEPGTDDALVRRLITAQFPHWSGLPVERVGAAGTANAMYRLGADLVVRLPRTAGSADDTAKEHRWLPRLAPSLPVAIPVPLGAGVPGDGYPHPWSVYGWLDGDCPTVGDTSEAAPLARDLARFVTALHRIDPADGPPSYRSEPLAARDAAVREALADLRTETDVVTAAEIWETALRAPAPTGPPVWIHADLQPGNMLTADGRLTAVIDFGCLGLGDPAVDLIAAWYVLPAAARDTFRTAVEADDDTWARGIGWALSIALMELQYYRGTNAFMVDTARHVIAEILADQRQRS
- a CDS encoding MerR family transcriptional regulator, coding for MKIGDLARETGVSPRLLRYYEEQGLLASERPSGGHRRYGPDAPGTVRRIRHLLAAGLPTAVIREVLPCVEGAGPDDAPALAACTWDYLRGQLAGVNERITDLERSRASLVALLDLSERTAV